A genomic region of Dickeya solani IPO 2222 contains the following coding sequences:
- a CDS encoding helix-turn-helix transcriptional regulator: protein MMMITYRNDAFELALLTNGKRFPRHSHDEFVISANLGGLEQVWLDGDTFVADTSMVTTYNPGQLQGSEHSHDRWQCASLYVQPQAFEDYFQQSLRFSRPASVSPRLARQLTQLVTAVMTPAQREEQIVMWLSELMTQTYGASVPHPIREPARIRRIKAQLASDLAEIPTLSELARQEGISAAHLVRGFTHSEGISPLAWLMQVRMRRARIWLRQGMPISQVALELGFADQAHFTKAFGRYSAMTPGQFRDIKF from the coding sequence ATGATGATGATCACGTACCGTAATGATGCGTTTGAGCTGGCGTTGTTAACCAACGGCAAGCGCTTCCCTCGTCACAGTCATGACGAGTTCGTCATCAGCGCTAATCTGGGCGGGCTGGAGCAGGTTTGGCTGGACGGCGACACCTTTGTTGCCGACACCTCAATGGTCACGACCTATAATCCCGGCCAGTTGCAGGGCAGCGAACACAGCCACGACCGCTGGCAATGCGCCTCGCTGTATGTGCAGCCTCAGGCGTTCGAAGACTATTTCCAGCAATCGTTGCGGTTTTCACGCCCGGCCAGTGTGTCTCCCCGGCTGGCCCGCCAATTGACCCAACTGGTGACGGCGGTGATGACCCCCGCGCAGCGTGAGGAGCAGATCGTGATGTGGTTGTCTGAACTGATGACGCAGACCTACGGCGCTTCTGTTCCCCATCCCATACGCGAGCCGGCCCGTATTCGTCGTATCAAAGCGCAACTGGCGAGCGATCTGGCCGAGATCCCAACGCTGTCCGAACTGGCGCGACAGGAAGGCATTTCCGCCGCGCATCTGGTGCGCGGTTTCACCCATTCGGAAGGTATCTCGCCGCTGGCGTGGCTGATGCAGGTGCGTATGCGCCGAGCGCGTATCTGGCTGCGTCAGGGGATGCCTATCAGTCAGGTGGCGCTGGAATTGGGGTTTGCCGATCAGGCGCATTTTACCAAGGCGTTCGGCCGTTATAGCGCCATGACGCCGGGGCAGTTTCGCGATATCAAATTTTGA
- a CDS encoding LysE family translocator → MLLVMLSGLLLSLSLCLDLGIVNTAIINRGVRDGAGAAFFIGLGSCFGDLIYATLSVLGMAVIFNYTPVRWLLWIGGGGVLLWLSFNMARSAWRDYRQHRGLPIDTATVFSPRAPSPAHRDFISGMGMALASPSALLWFAAVGGTLIAQATDGSARQVALFLGGFFIGGVLWTLFMALLIQFGRGALKGRLSFYCSALSAVLFAVFAAQVIVNGYQTLLTPAS, encoded by the coding sequence ATGTTACTGGTGATGTTGAGCGGCTTGTTGTTGTCATTGTCGCTGTGTCTGGATTTGGGGATCGTCAATACCGCCATTATTAATCGCGGCGTTCGGGATGGCGCCGGCGCGGCGTTTTTTATCGGCCTGGGGTCCTGCTTCGGCGATCTGATTTACGCCACGCTGTCGGTGTTGGGGATGGCGGTGATTTTCAACTATACGCCGGTACGTTGGTTGTTGTGGATTGGCGGCGGCGGCGTGTTGCTGTGGCTGTCGTTCAACATGGCGCGCAGCGCCTGGCGCGACTACCGCCAGCATCGTGGTTTGCCGATCGACACCGCTACCGTATTTTCACCGCGCGCACCGTCACCGGCTCACCGCGATTTTATCAGCGGAATGGGCATGGCGCTGGCGTCGCCCAGCGCGTTGCTGTGGTTTGCGGCGGTCGGCGGAACGTTGATTGCCCAGGCGACCGACGGCTCCGCCAGACAGGTAGCGCTGTTTCTGGGCGGATTCTTTATCGGCGGCGTGCTCTGGACGCTATTCATGGCGCTGCTAATCCAGTTCGGGCGCGGCGCGTTGAAAGGCCGACTGTCGTTTTATTGCAGCGCGTTATCCGCCGTGCTGTTCGCCGTGTTCGCCGCACAGGTGATCGTGAACGGATACCAAACGCTGCTGACGCCGGCCAGTTGA
- a CDS encoding efflux RND transporter periplasmic adaptor subunit, with protein sequence MKLLRSRPFIVVSLMFGAVMLYFLYSRQSAVSATPRSAPVPLVSLVPAQVKSLPLTLATQGHVVSLNQVDIQSQITGTVKSVEFKEGDVVHQGQLLFTLDDNTQQTTLHRAVASQAESRSLLDKAQRDLNRGRALKAQNYISASDWDALQSARQQYDAQFNAARDDIRSAQAQLGYTRIYAPVNGKTGALNVHPGSLVQPGSSLPLVTVSQFDPIGVSFTLPEKDLNPVLAAQAQGPVRVWVNNAKGQSVEGVLDFINNTVSTESGTIALKARFSNAGSLLWPGAYQAVNVDAGTENVVVLPPQAIQNGPDGHFVYIVDKHNQAVMQPVNLLRIQQQMAVVDGISQGTNVVIEGANNLRPGMNVAVAKTDAAGLN encoded by the coding sequence ATGAAATTATTACGCTCAAGGCCGTTTATCGTCGTCAGCCTGATGTTCGGCGCCGTCATGCTCTATTTTCTGTATTCCCGCCAAAGCGCCGTTTCCGCTACGCCGCGCAGCGCGCCCGTTCCGCTGGTGAGCCTGGTGCCGGCGCAGGTCAAATCGTTGCCGCTGACGCTCGCCACGCAGGGGCACGTCGTTTCGTTAAATCAGGTTGATATCCAGTCGCAGATTACCGGAACCGTTAAATCGGTGGAGTTTAAAGAAGGGGATGTGGTGCATCAGGGGCAACTGCTGTTCACGTTAGATGACAACACGCAGCAGACGACCCTGCACCGGGCGGTGGCGTCGCAGGCGGAATCACGCTCGCTGCTGGATAAAGCGCAGCGGGATCTCAACCGCGGGCGCGCGCTGAAAGCGCAGAATTATATCTCGGCGTCCGACTGGGACGCGTTGCAAAGCGCGCGGCAACAGTATGACGCGCAGTTTAACGCGGCGCGGGACGATATTCGCAGCGCGCAGGCGCAGCTTGGCTATACGCGCATTTACGCGCCGGTTAACGGCAAAACCGGGGCGTTGAACGTCCATCCGGGTAGTCTGGTGCAACCCGGCAGTTCGCTGCCGCTTGTCACCGTCAGCCAGTTCGACCCGATCGGCGTCTCGTTTACGTTGCCGGAAAAAGATCTCAACCCGGTGTTGGCCGCACAGGCGCAGGGGCCGGTACGGGTGTGGGTGAATAACGCCAAAGGGCAGTCGGTAGAGGGCGTATTGGATTTTATTAATAACACCGTCAGCACCGAGTCCGGCACCATCGCGCTGAAGGCGCGCTTTAGCAACGCCGGTAGTCTGCTGTGGCCGGGCGCGTATCAGGCGGTCAACGTTGACGCGGGCACGGAAAACGTGGTCGTGCTGCCGCCGCAGGCGATTCAGAACGGCCCGGACGGGCATTTCGTCTATATCGTCGATAAGCATAATCAGGCGGTGATGCAGCCGGTGAACCTGTTGCGTATCCAGCAGCAGATGGCCGTCGTGGACGGCATATCGCAGGGAACCAATGTGGTGATAGAGGGCGCGAATAATCTGCGCCCCGGTATGAACGTCGCTGTGGCGAAAACCGATGCGGCAGGGCTGAACTGA
- a CDS encoding efflux RND transporter permease subunit: MKLAELCLSRPIAVMLLWLSVIVTGVICWTKLPVAALPSFDMPTIRVSASLSGASPETMASSVATPLEKNLSTIPGLSMLTSTSLQGATTIVLEFDPSVNIDAAAVDVQSALYQTMKKLPSQMTTPPSFRKVNPADAPIAAIGIDSPSMTLSDLNRFTDNLISPALSTIKGVAEVNVIGQKRYAVRVEIDPDRLAATDMTLSEVQTALKAANANSPIGELDGKRQMMMLQTRGDLMKAADFANVIIATRNGQPVRLSDVASVQDSIENALSYSAVNGHTAIVLSINRQPGANIVATLDAINQLLPTLQAQMPPSVQMKLLNDRSVSIRQAIHDVNITLMLTIALVVLVILLFLRHFRATLIPALSVPVSLLGAFALMYLLGMSLDNISLMGLTIAVGLVVDDAIVVLENIMRYMEEGESPWRAALLGVREVAFTVVSISLSLVAVFIPIFFMPGTLGLLFHEFAWVVSLAILVSAAASLTVIPLLVPMLIKHQDHPAPEPAWSQLFERGFESLRRGYGHALDWAIGHRWVMVSTALATVLLSVLLYWSAPKGFFPQEDLGQVTANIDTPQDMSYDGRLKVAQQLGNTLLQDPAVSDMITKVDHDTTQLMLTLKDRTQRPPMAQVLQIMRAETRYLPGITVFYSPVQNLKVGGRSSKSNYQYTLQSVNSGDGLSLNDWANKLMDGMKKTGVFVGVNSDAQLNGLQAQLQIDRNKASLMGVDIDQIRSNLYAAFGTQQASTIYAPEDSYQVIMEVNSAFRQNESDLSKIYVRSSANTLLPVTTFTHITRAQGVTAVNHQGQLPAITVSFDLAPGKSLSDATNAIAQVEQAIQMPNSVIGSYAGQAALYQQSQTSQIWLIVMALAVIYVILGVLYESWIHPLTILLGLPSAAVGALLALRLLNLDLTFIAMIGILLLIGIVKKNAIMMIDFALAAQRTQGMSPHDAIVQACMQRFRPIMMTTLCAMMGALPIAFGWGAGAELRQPMGVAVVGGLLFSQLITLFITPVLYLLFDRPNGEMTAMAHRVEVQ, encoded by the coding sequence ATGAAGCTCGCCGAACTTTGCCTGTCTCGCCCGATTGCCGTGATGCTGCTATGGTTGTCGGTGATTGTCACCGGGGTCATCTGCTGGACGAAACTGCCCGTTGCGGCGTTGCCGTCGTTTGATATGCCCACCATCAGGGTGAGCGCGTCGCTGTCCGGCGCCAGCCCGGAAACCATGGCGTCGTCGGTCGCTACGCCGCTGGAGAAGAACCTGTCCACGATCCCCGGTTTGTCGATGCTGACCTCGACCAGCTTGCAGGGGGCGACCACTATCGTGCTGGAGTTCGACCCGTCGGTGAACATCGACGCGGCGGCCGTTGACGTGCAGTCTGCGCTCTACCAGACGATGAAAAAGCTGCCGTCGCAGATGACGACGCCGCCCTCGTTTCGCAAGGTGAACCCTGCGGACGCGCCCATCGCGGCGATTGGCATCGACTCGCCATCGATGACGCTTTCCGATCTCAACCGTTTCACGGATAACCTGATTTCCCCCGCGCTATCGACCATTAAAGGCGTGGCGGAGGTGAATGTGATCGGCCAGAAACGCTATGCGGTGCGGGTGGAAATCGACCCCGACAGGCTGGCGGCGACGGATATGACGCTGTCCGAAGTGCAGACGGCGCTGAAGGCCGCCAATGCGAATTCGCCTATCGGCGAGCTGGACGGCAAGCGTCAGATGATGATGCTGCAAACCCGCGGCGATCTGATGAAGGCGGCGGATTTCGCCAATGTGATTATCGCCACGCGCAACGGGCAGCCGGTACGGCTTTCGGATGTCGCCAGCGTGCAGGACAGCATCGAAAACGCCCTAAGCTACAGCGCGGTCAACGGACATACCGCGATTGTATTGAGCATCAACCGCCAGCCGGGGGCGAATATCGTGGCGACGCTCGACGCCATCAACCAGCTGTTGCCCACATTGCAGGCGCAGATGCCGCCGTCGGTACAAATGAAGCTGCTGAACGATCGTTCAGTCTCGATTCGTCAGGCGATCCATGATGTGAATATCACCCTGATGCTGACCATCGCGCTGGTGGTGCTGGTGATTCTGCTTTTCCTGCGTCATTTTCGCGCCACGCTGATCCCGGCGCTCAGCGTGCCGGTGTCTCTGCTGGGCGCTTTTGCGCTGATGTACCTGCTCGGGATGAGCCTCGACAATATCTCGCTGATGGGGCTGACGATTGCCGTGGGGCTGGTGGTGGACGACGCCATTGTGGTGCTGGAGAACATCATGCGCTACATGGAAGAGGGCGAGTCGCCCTGGCGGGCGGCGCTGCTGGGGGTAAGGGAAGTCGCGTTCACCGTGGTGTCGATTTCGCTGTCGCTGGTGGCGGTGTTTATCCCCATTTTCTTTATGCCCGGCACGTTGGGGCTGCTGTTCCATGAATTCGCCTGGGTGGTGTCGCTGGCGATACTGGTGTCGGCGGCGGCCTCGCTGACGGTGATTCCGCTGCTGGTGCCGATGCTGATCAAGCATCAGGATCATCCGGCGCCGGAGCCGGCCTGGAGCCAGCTATTTGAACGCGGGTTTGAATCCCTGCGCCGTGGGTATGGTCACGCGCTCGACTGGGCCATCGGGCATCGATGGGTGATGGTGTCCACCGCGCTGGCGACGGTCTTACTCAGCGTTTTACTGTACTGGAGTGCGCCCAAAGGTTTTTTCCCGCAGGAAGATCTCGGCCAGGTGACGGCGAATATTGATACGCCGCAGGACATGTCCTACGACGGGCGGTTGAAGGTGGCGCAGCAGTTGGGCAATACGCTGTTGCAGGATCCCGCCGTCAGCGACATGATCACCAAAGTTGACCATGACACCACGCAACTGATGCTGACGCTAAAAGACCGCACGCAGCGGCCGCCGATGGCGCAGGTGTTGCAGATAATGCGCGCCGAAACGCGCTATCTGCCGGGTATTACCGTGTTTTACAGCCCGGTGCAAAACCTGAAAGTCGGCGGGCGCTCGTCAAAAAGTAACTACCAGTACACGCTACAGTCGGTGAACAGCGGCGATGGACTATCGTTAAATGACTGGGCGAATAAGCTGATGGACGGAATGAAAAAAACCGGCGTTTTCGTGGGCGTGAACAGCGACGCGCAGCTGAACGGTTTGCAGGCGCAGTTGCAGATTGATCGCAACAAAGCGTCGCTGATGGGTGTGGATATCGATCAGATCCGCAGCAACCTGTACGCCGCCTTCGGTACGCAGCAGGCATCGACCATTTACGCGCCGGAAGACAGCTATCAGGTCATCATGGAGGTGAACAGCGCCTTCCGGCAGAATGAAAGCGACCTGTCGAAAATCTATGTTCGCTCGTCGGCGAATACTCTGCTGCCGGTGACGACCTTTACCCACATTACGCGCGCCCAGGGGGTGACGGCGGTAAACCATCAGGGACAGCTTCCGGCGATTACCGTGTCGTTCGATCTCGCGCCCGGGAAATCGCTGTCCGACGCCACCAACGCGATCGCGCAGGTCGAGCAGGCTATCCAGATGCCTAATTCGGTGATCGGCAGCTACGCGGGGCAGGCGGCGCTCTACCAGCAGTCCCAGACCAGCCAGATCTGGCTGATCGTGATGGCGCTGGCGGTGATTTACGTCATTCTGGGCGTACTGTATGAAAGCTGGATCCATCCGCTGACCATCCTGCTGGGGCTGCCGTCCGCCGCGGTGGGCGCGCTGCTGGCGCTGCGGCTGCTGAATCTGGATCTGACGTTTATCGCCATGATCGGCATTCTGTTGCTGATTGGCATCGTGAAAAAGAACGCCATCATGATGATCGATTTCGCGCTGGCCGCACAGCGTACGCAGGGGATGTCGCCCCATGACGCCATTGTGCAGGCGTGCATGCAGCGCTTTCGGCCGATTATGATGACGACGCTGTGCGCCATGATGGGGGCGCTGCCCATCGCTTTCGGCTGGGGCGCCGGGGCCGAGCTGCGCCAGCCAATGGGCGTGGCGGTGGTGGGCGGGTTGCTGTTCTCGCAGCTGATTACGCTATTTATTACCCCCGTGCTGTATCTGCTGTTTGATCGGCCAAACGGCGAGATGACGGCCATGGCGCATCGGGTGGAGGTACAATGA
- a CDS encoding heavy metal response regulator transcription factor — translation MRLLLVEDQIMAADYISKGLKENDFVVDVAHDGVDGLHYLLTNDYDLAILDVMLPGMNGWKILELARQAGKPTPVMFLTARDEVEDRVRGLELGAEDYLIKPFSFSELLARVRVIMRRQAVHIPAVEESVLQISNLQLDFLKHRVSRGGKRIELTQKEFLLLSLLMRRSGEVLSRTVLAEQVWDMNFDPETNVIDVAIRRLRSKIDDDYEVKLLHTIRGAGYVLEVRNDADTA, via the coding sequence ATGAGACTATTACTGGTAGAAGACCAAATCATGGCGGCGGATTACATCTCCAAAGGGCTCAAGGAGAATGATTTCGTGGTCGATGTCGCCCACGATGGCGTGGATGGCCTGCACTATCTGCTGACCAACGATTATGATCTGGCGATCCTCGACGTCATGTTGCCCGGTATGAATGGCTGGAAAATTCTGGAACTGGCGCGTCAGGCCGGGAAACCGACCCCGGTCATGTTCCTGACGGCGCGCGACGAGGTGGAGGACCGGGTGCGAGGTTTGGAGTTGGGTGCGGAAGATTATCTGATCAAACCCTTTTCCTTTAGCGAGCTGCTGGCGCGGGTGCGCGTGATTATGCGGCGGCAGGCGGTACATATCCCGGCGGTGGAGGAATCCGTTCTGCAAATCAGCAATTTGCAGTTGGATTTTCTTAAACACCGCGTGTCGCGCGGCGGAAAACGCATCGAGCTGACGCAAAAAGAATTTTTGCTGTTGAGCCTGTTGATGCGCCGCAGCGGCGAAGTGCTGTCGCGCACCGTGCTGGCGGAGCAGGTCTGGGACATGAATTTTGACCCTGAAACGAACGTCATTGACGTGGCGATTCGCCGGCTGCGCAGCAAAATCGATGATGACTATGAGGTCAAGCTGCTGCACACCATCCGTGGCGCCGGATATGTACTGGAAGTGAGAAATGATGCTGATACCGCGTAA
- a CDS encoding heavy metal sensor histidine kinase has translation MMLIPRNFPITLRLTLYFSLAMSLVLYSVSGLLYSTMRNQLSQKDEDELRSTLRFQQEIAATISERQGPKDLWQQELFEFVARQERLSLRIISPDGKVWAQSKNMRVPQRDFPAPSSEFRYSAWRYRAHEASEKYLIASTDFVLKDNQPWLVQAALNVSKNNEIIEDYWKRMQIAAALSIVIFSAIGYWLARKGLLPLRTMSREIEHIHAEDLHTRLSTQRWPSELNTLAASFDGMMTRLEASFKQLSRFSSDIAHELRGPINNLISAASVTQSKARSQEEYRETLAAIVEEGERLSRMISSMLFLARADNSREPLNVEPLDSTTEFARLINFYDILAEEKDIDLSSEGDAVFYADPIHVQRALANLLSNALRHTPPGGKILLSAANHNDKVWLSVVDNGEGISADHLPHIFDRFYRVDDARSNAENTGLGLALVKTIAEMHGGKIQVASEEGKGSCFTLVLPARKEDIVNLTKL, from the coding sequence ATGATGCTGATACCGCGTAATTTTCCGATCACCCTGAGGCTGACGCTTTATTTTTCCCTTGCCATGAGTCTGGTGCTGTACAGCGTTTCGGGGCTGCTGTACTCCACGATGCGCAACCAGCTTAGCCAGAAGGATGAAGATGAATTGCGCAGTACGCTGCGTTTTCAGCAGGAAATCGCCGCTACCATCAGCGAACGTCAGGGGCCGAAAGACCTTTGGCAGCAGGAGCTGTTCGAGTTCGTCGCCCGTCAGGAACGCCTTTCGCTCAGGATCATTAGCCCGGACGGCAAAGTCTGGGCGCAGTCGAAAAATATGCGCGTCCCGCAGCGGGATTTCCCCGCGCCATCCAGCGAATTTCGCTACAGCGCGTGGCGTTACCGCGCGCACGAAGCCAGCGAAAAATACCTGATCGCCTCGACCGATTTCGTCCTCAAGGATAACCAGCCGTGGCTGGTGCAGGCGGCGCTAAACGTCTCAAAGAACAATGAAATCATTGAAGATTACTGGAAGCGCATGCAAATTGCCGCGGCGCTGTCCATCGTCATTTTTTCCGCCATCGGCTACTGGCTGGCCCGCAAAGGGCTGCTGCCGCTGCGGACCATGAGCCGGGAAATCGAACATATTCACGCGGAAGACTTGCACACCCGCCTTTCCACACAGCGCTGGCCGTCGGAACTCAATACGCTGGCCGCCTCGTTCGACGGCATGATGACCCGTCTGGAAGCGTCGTTTAAACAGCTGAGTCGCTTTTCATCGGATATCGCCCACGAGTTGCGCGGCCCAATCAACAATCTGATTTCGGCGGCGAGCGTGACGCAAAGCAAGGCGCGCAGCCAGGAGGAGTACCGTGAAACGCTGGCGGCGATTGTGGAGGAAGGGGAACGGCTGTCGCGCATGATCTCATCCATGCTGTTTCTGGCCCGGGCGGATAACAGCCGCGAGCCGCTCAACGTGGAACCACTGGACAGCACAACCGAATTCGCCCGGCTGATCAATTTCTACGATATTCTCGCGGAAGAAAAAGATATCGACTTGTCGAGCGAAGGCGACGCCGTGTTCTATGCCGATCCCATTCATGTGCAACGCGCGCTCGCGAACCTGCTGTCCAACGCGCTGCGCCATACGCCGCCTGGTGGGAAGATCCTGCTGAGCGCGGCGAACCACAACGACAAGGTCTGGCTGAGCGTCGTTGATAACGGCGAAGGCATTAGCGCGGATCATTTGCCGCATATCTTCGACCGTTTCTATCGGGTGGACGACGCCCGTAGCAACGCGGAAAACACCGGTTTAGGGCTGGCGCTGGTGAAAACCATCGCCGAAATGCACGGCGGAAAAATCCAGGTGGCGAGCGAGGAAGGGAAGGGAAGTTGTTTTACGCTGGTGCTACCGGCGCGCAAAGAAGATATCGTCAACCTGACAAAATTGTAA